From Nonlabens sp. Ci31, the proteins below share one genomic window:
- a CDS encoding TonB-dependent receptor, translated as MKNIVFIGVFTFLAFAKAYSQKATLSGTIIEDGTGETLLNVTVNIIELKTGTITNAYGYYSITLPTGVYTVQYSSIGYATIEKKISLNENVKLDLSLKEQGEELDAIIITADVEKMSTKSPQMSVNALSIETIRKIPVVLGETDLIKALTLLPGVSNAGEGSAGFNVRGGSADQNLVLLDEATLYGSDHLFGFFSVFNPDAIKDLKLYKGGIPARYGGRVSSVLDIYQRDGNKQKFSGTGGIGVVASRLLFEGPIIKEKASFLIGGRSSYAHLFLPLFDVDNVAYFYDLNAKASFNLDDNNRLYMSSYFGRDVFNVNNLFGNTFGNSFVNVRWNHLFSEKWFSNASVIYSDYNYGLELQFVEFTFDSGITNMNLKYDLTNFVNDKVKMKYGINSIYYEFDPGRIKPTTATSGINDTQLIKKYAWENGVYADGEFKISDQVNINAGLRISSFNRLGQESLNIYENNQPLLYNEDLEVYESAAPTASFSSSRSETLKSFVNLEPRFSIAYSLDEDTSIKASYQRINQYIHLISNTNAPTPFDLYAPSGTFIEPQKGTQVAAGFFKNIGNYSIETEAFYKTVDNRLDYIDGADLIANDAVEQILLKGEARAYGLEFLLRKNKGKLQGWIAYTLSKSEQRTPGRTALEPGINNGEWYNAAWDKTHDLTLTANYDLNKKWDLGANFTLQTGQPVTYPNGQYQFDSLFIPTYESRNSSRLPIVHRLDFSATYTPKPDKKKGWQSSWVFSLYNAYNRRNAVSISFAENEDTNRNEATRLAIFGVIPAVTYNFNF; from the coding sequence TTGAAAAACATTGTATTTATAGGAGTTTTTACCTTTCTCGCTTTCGCGAAAGCGTACTCACAAAAAGCCACGCTCTCAGGAACCATCATCGAGGATGGAACTGGTGAAACTTTGCTCAACGTTACTGTAAACATCATCGAATTAAAAACCGGAACCATAACCAATGCCTACGGTTATTATTCCATCACCCTACCTACAGGAGTTTATACCGTGCAATATTCCAGTATAGGATATGCGACCATAGAGAAAAAGATCTCCCTCAACGAAAACGTAAAACTAGACCTCTCCCTAAAAGAACAAGGTGAAGAACTAGACGCCATCATCATCACTGCAGATGTGGAGAAAATGAGCACTAAATCACCTCAAATGAGTGTGAACGCACTTTCTATAGAAACAATTAGAAAAATCCCTGTGGTACTGGGAGAAACTGATCTGATCAAAGCTCTTACGTTACTCCCAGGAGTTAGTAATGCTGGTGAAGGATCTGCCGGTTTTAATGTAAGAGGTGGCTCTGCAGACCAGAATTTGGTCCTACTGGATGAAGCTACTCTTTATGGAAGTGACCACTTATTTGGCTTTTTCTCGGTTTTCAACCCAGATGCCATAAAGGATTTAAAACTCTACAAAGGCGGTATCCCAGCCAGATATGGTGGTCGTGTTTCTAGTGTACTGGACATTTATCAACGCGATGGAAACAAACAAAAATTTAGTGGTACAGGAGGAATAGGAGTTGTAGCAAGTAGATTGCTATTTGAAGGTCCTATTATCAAGGAAAAGGCCTCCTTTTTAATAGGTGGACGTAGTAGTTATGCGCATTTATTCTTGCCCTTATTTGACGTAGATAATGTTGCCTATTTCTACGACCTCAACGCCAAAGCCAGCTTTAATCTAGATGATAACAACCGGCTTTATATGTCCAGCTACTTCGGTAGAGACGTCTTTAATGTGAACAATCTTTTTGGTAATACCTTCGGTAACAGTTTTGTAAATGTCAGATGGAACCATCTTTTTAGTGAAAAATGGTTTTCCAACGCTTCTGTCATTTATAGTGATTACAACTATGGGCTGGAATTACAATTTGTCGAGTTTACCTTTGATAGTGGTATTACTAATATGAATCTAAAATACGACCTTACCAATTTTGTAAATGATAAGGTAAAAATGAAATACGGAATCAACTCCATTTATTACGAGTTTGATCCAGGAAGAATAAAGCCTACAACAGCTACAAGTGGTATCAACGATACACAGCTGATTAAAAAATATGCTTGGGAAAACGGCGTCTATGCAGATGGCGAATTTAAAATAAGCGATCAAGTCAATATCAATGCCGGTTTACGAATCAGTAGTTTCAATAGATTAGGACAAGAAAGTCTTAATATCTATGAAAATAACCAACCCCTCTTGTATAATGAAGATTTAGAAGTTTATGAAAGCGCAGCACCTACAGCCTCTTTTTCTAGCAGTCGCAGTGAAACCCTAAAGTCCTTTGTCAACTTAGAGCCTAGGTTTTCCATCGCTTACTCCTTAGATGAGGATACGAGTATCAAGGCGAGCTACCAGCGTATCAATCAATACATTCACTTGATTTCTAACACCAATGCTCCTACTCCATTTGATCTTTATGCACCCAGTGGAACCTTTATAGAACCACAAAAGGGAACTCAAGTCGCTGCTGGTTTCTTTAAAAACATAGGGAACTATTCCATAGAAACCGAGGCCTTTTATAAAACGGTAGACAACCGATTGGACTACATCGATGGTGCTGATTTGATTGCAAATGATGCCGTAGAGCAAATTTTACTAAAAGGAGAAGCTAGAGCTTATGGTCTGGAGTTTTTACTGAGAAAAAATAAAGGTAAACTTCAAGGATGGATCGCTTATACCCTTTCTAAAAGTGAACAACGCACACCGGGAAGAACAGCTCTGGAGCCTGGAATTAACAATGGAGAGTGGTACAATGCGGCTTGGGATAAAACACATGATCTTACCCTAACCGCAAATTACGACTTGAATAAAAAGTGGGACCTAGGCGCTAATTTCACTTTACAAACTGGACAGCCAGTTACCTATCCTAATGGTCAGTATCAATTTGATAGCTTGTTTATCCCTACTTATGAATCTAGAAATAGCAGCCGCCTGCCTATTGTGCACCGACTAGATTTCTCTGCTACCTACACGCCTAAACCGGATAAGAAAAAAGGCTGGCAATCCAGCTGGGTGTTTAGTTTATACAATGCTTACAACCGAAGAAACGCAGTGAGTATCTCCTTTGCAGAGAATGAAGATACCAATAGAAATGAAGCGACAAGGCTTGCCATATTTGGAGTAATTCCTGCGGTCACCTATAATTTTAATTTTTAA
- a CDS encoding NAD(P)H-dependent flavin oxidoreductase, producing the protein MTTAQLTDQLSLPVVAAPMFLISGPELVISCCKNGIVGTFPALNQRSSQGFEEWLIQIKTELAQWEEETGKKAAPYGVNLIVHGSNPRLQADLMLCMKHKVPLIITSLGAVSDVVNAVHSYGGVVFHDVIKKRHAEKAQEAGVDGLILVCAGAGGHAGVNNPMPFIRETREFFDGTLLLAGAMSSGQDVASALQMGADLAYMGTRFINTDESKATDEYRDMIINAGCSDIVYTAAISGVSANFLGASLQAAGITEEQMKAKAKVDFGKEMDTEAKAWKTIWSAGQGSATVKDSMPTAALIDRMKAEFKAAIEKQIENLKKYCYIV; encoded by the coding sequence ATGACAACAGCACAACTTACCGACCAACTTTCTTTGCCTGTGGTGGCAGCGCCTATGTTTTTAATATCTGGGCCAGAGCTCGTCATTTCTTGTTGTAAAAACGGAATAGTAGGTACCTTTCCAGCGTTGAACCAACGTTCTAGCCAAGGATTTGAAGAATGGTTGATACAGATCAAAACAGAACTGGCGCAATGGGAAGAAGAAACGGGTAAAAAAGCAGCGCCTTATGGAGTAAACCTTATTGTCCATGGAAGTAATCCTCGTCTTCAAGCAGACTTGATGTTGTGCATGAAACATAAAGTGCCCTTGATCATCACCTCTTTAGGAGCAGTGAGCGATGTGGTGAACGCTGTACATAGTTATGGTGGAGTCGTATTTCATGATGTGATTAAAAAACGCCATGCAGAGAAAGCGCAAGAAGCTGGAGTAGACGGATTGATTTTAGTTTGTGCAGGTGCAGGTGGACATGCTGGTGTTAATAATCCTATGCCTTTTATAAGAGAGACTCGTGAATTTTTTGACGGTACTCTATTACTTGCAGGCGCCATGAGTTCTGGTCAGGACGTGGCTAGTGCTTTACAGATGGGCGCAGATCTCGCTTATATGGGAACACGTTTTATCAATACAGACGAATCTAAAGCTACCGATGAGTACCGCGATATGATTATCAATGCCGGCTGTAGCGATATCGTTTATACTGCTGCTATTTCTGGAGTAAGTGCTAATTTTTTAGGCGCTAGTTTGCAAGCAGCGGGAATTACAGAAGAGCAAATGAAGGCTAAAGCAAAAGTTGACTTTGGTAAGGAAATGGATACCGAAGCTAAAGCTTGGAAAACCATCTGGAGTGCGGGACAAGGTAGCGCTACTGTAAAAGACAGTATGCCAACTGCAGCACTTATAGACCGAATGAAAGCAGAATTTAAAGCGGCTATAGAAAAGCAAATAGAAAATTTGAAGAAGTACTGTTACATCGTATAA
- a CDS encoding NAD(P)/FAD-dependent oxidoreductase: protein MSQLVQISILPHYLEDEDHILGKVFEKIDLRMDDIQKWNIRKRSIDARQKKVTFNLQIELWLKGEDILEREVYQIQDVSQSKEVAIIGAGPAGLYAALRAIEGGLKPIVYERGKDVRSRRRDLAAINKDHIVNPESNYCFGEGGAGTYSDGKLYTRSKKRGNVLKALEWFVDFGATPDILVDAHPHIGTNKLPQIITSMREAIEKAGGKVHFESKMTDIGHENQQIKAIQINDTEWIAYDNLLLATGHSARDIFYLLHKRGIKVQAKPFAIGVRIEHQQELIDQIQYHGDDQNPYLPPASYSLVEQVDGMGVYSFCMCPGGIIAPCATDTDEVVTNGWSPSKRNNPYSNSGIVVSVSPEDLPNYDPEDPFVSLNFQKKVEYDCWVAAGKTQKVPAQRMQDFVEGKVSTNFPKTSYFPGLTSVDLNKVLPEMLATRLSAAFVSFGKKMKGYYTNEAVLHAPESRTSSPVSIPRDPLTLEHIEIKGLYPCAEGAGYAGGIISAAIDGINCMDRIIEKKNLNK, encoded by the coding sequence ATGAGTCAACTCGTACAAATTTCTATTCTACCACATTATCTAGAAGATGAAGATCATATTCTAGGAAAGGTTTTTGAAAAAATCGATTTGCGTATGGATGATATTCAGAAATGGAATATCAGAAAACGTTCTATCGACGCAAGACAGAAGAAAGTAACATTCAATTTACAAATAGAACTATGGCTTAAAGGAGAAGATATCCTTGAAAGAGAGGTTTATCAAATCCAAGATGTTTCTCAATCAAAAGAAGTAGCAATTATAGGAGCTGGGCCAGCAGGATTATATGCAGCACTAAGAGCTATTGAGGGCGGGTTAAAGCCCATAGTATATGAGCGTGGTAAAGACGTACGCTCTAGAAGACGTGATCTTGCTGCTATTAATAAAGATCATATCGTTAACCCAGAGTCTAATTATTGTTTTGGAGAAGGCGGAGCAGGAACCTATAGCGACGGTAAGTTATATACCAGGTCTAAGAAAAGAGGTAATGTACTTAAAGCTTTGGAGTGGTTTGTTGATTTTGGCGCTACACCAGATATACTGGTAGATGCGCATCCTCATATAGGAACCAATAAACTACCGCAGATCATTACTTCTATGCGAGAAGCGATTGAAAAAGCTGGTGGAAAAGTGCATTTTGAGTCTAAAATGACTGATATAGGTCACGAGAATCAACAAATTAAGGCCATTCAGATTAATGATACGGAATGGATAGCCTATGACAACCTTCTATTAGCAACTGGTCATTCAGCTAGAGATATTTTTTATCTACTTCATAAAAGAGGTATAAAAGTGCAGGCAAAACCATTTGCGATAGGAGTGAGGATAGAACACCAACAAGAATTGATTGATCAGATTCAATACCACGGTGATGATCAAAACCCATATTTACCGCCGGCCAGTTACAGTCTTGTAGAGCAAGTGGATGGAATGGGGGTGTACTCCTTTTGTATGTGTCCTGGGGGTATTATCGCACCATGTGCCACAGACACTGATGAGGTGGTCACTAACGGCTGGAGTCCAAGCAAACGCAATAATCCTTATTCAAACAGCGGTATTGTGGTCAGTGTATCACCAGAAGATTTACCTAATTACGATCCCGAAGATCCATTTGTATCTCTCAATTTTCAGAAAAAAGTAGAATACGATTGCTGGGTTGCTGCTGGAAAAACTCAAAAAGTTCCCGCGCAACGTATGCAGGACTTTGTGGAAGGAAAAGTATCTACAAATTTTCCTAAAACCTCTTATTTCCCTGGTTTAACAAGTGTTGATTTAAACAAAGTGCTTCCAGAAATGCTAGCCACCCGATTAAGTGCTGCTTTTGTGTCCTTCGGTAAAAAGATGAAAGGTTATTATACTAACGAGGCAGTTCTTCATGCACCAGAAAGTCGGACAAGTTCTCCTGTAAGCATTCCAAGAGATCCATTAACATTGGAACACATAGAAATCAAAGGTTTATACCCTTGTGCCGAAGGAGCTGGATATGCTGGCGGTATTATTAGCGCAGCGATTGATGGAATTAACTGCATGGATCGCATCATTGAAAAGAAAAATCTAAATAAATAA
- a CDS encoding adenine phosphoribosyltransferase, with translation MNNPFLEQHVIDIPDFPKPGIVFKDISPLLASHEARDLMTQALIEPFQDQKIDVVVGIESRGFLFGMLMAKALDAKFIMIRKPGKLPGKIMSQEYELEYGSDTIEMQEGAIKSTDTVLIHDDVLATGGTAAAAYSLISETKAAIAGFSFIIELDFLKGRALLSGHDLHAILHY, from the coding sequence ATGAACAACCCTTTCTTAGAACAACACGTCATAGACATCCCTGATTTCCCAAAACCAGGGATTGTTTTCAAAGATATCTCACCATTATTGGCATCTCACGAGGCTAGAGATTTAATGACTCAGGCATTAATTGAGCCTTTTCAAGATCAAAAAATTGATGTTGTAGTGGGAATAGAATCACGAGGCTTTCTTTTCGGAATGCTCATGGCAAAAGCGCTCGATGCAAAATTTATTATGATACGCAAGCCTGGCAAACTGCCAGGAAAGATCATGAGTCAAGAGTATGAACTAGAGTATGGCTCTGACACTATTGAAATGCAAGAAGGTGCTATTAAAAGCACCGATACCGTTCTTATTCATGATGACGTGCTAGCAACCGGAGGTACTGCTGCAGCTGCATACTCATTAATCAGTGAAACTAAAGCTGCTATAGCAGGTTTTAGTTTTATCATTGAACTTGATTTTTTAAAAGGAAGAGCTCTTTTATCAGGACATGACCTTCACGCTATACTCCACTATTAG
- a CDS encoding IS1595 family transposase, with protein MEVFKGQNILSFVKELPDDDACKAYLAKIKWQDGFTCTKCGHTKGCEKSGYRYHCYSCNHVESATANTLFHKVKFGLQKAFCVVFEMSTSTKSVSSVQMGKRFDIRQGTAWYFMQKVRKSMKSSQKYPLTEIVHVDEFTVGGKEQGKQGRSYDSKKKKAVIAVELSAEHKIKRVYVKSIDDYSAKSLTPIFEEHIDPSAKIVTDKWRGYAPLKKNYDIEQKLSNNGSNFKELHVVIMQLKSWLRAIPTHVSKWHVQSYFDEFCFRINRSQSKQSIFHKTIERMVIAKPIYHKDIKQMLSV; from the coding sequence ATGGAAGTATTTAAAGGTCAAAATATACTGAGTTTTGTGAAAGAACTGCCAGATGATGATGCTTGTAAAGCATATTTAGCAAAAATAAAATGGCAGGATGGTTTTACATGTACAAAATGTGGTCACACTAAGGGCTGTGAAAAATCTGGTTATAGATATCACTGTTACAGTTGCAATCACGTTGAAAGCGCCACTGCAAACACCTTGTTTCATAAGGTTAAATTTGGTTTGCAAAAGGCATTCTGCGTTGTGTTTGAAATGAGTACTAGTACCAAGAGTGTTTCCAGTGTTCAAATGGGAAAGCGATTTGATATCCGTCAAGGTACCGCTTGGTATTTCATGCAGAAAGTTAGAAAGTCAATGAAAAGCAGTCAAAAATATCCTCTAACTGAAATAGTTCATGTTGATGAATTTACCGTAGGGGGAAAAGAACAAGGCAAGCAAGGTAGAAGTTACGATTCAAAAAAGAAAAAAGCAGTGATAGCGGTAGAACTGAGCGCCGAACATAAAATCAAAAGAGTTTATGTGAAGTCTATAGATGATTACTCAGCTAAATCACTAACTCCAATATTTGAAGAACATATAGATCCCTCTGCAAAAATAGTTACCGATAAATGGAGAGGTTATGCTCCACTTAAAAAGAATTATGATATAGAGCAGAAACTAAGTAATAACGGAAGTAATTTTAAAGAACTACATGTTGTAATTATGCAGTTAAAATCTTGGTTGAGAGCAATACCTACACATGTTAGTAAATGGCATGTGCAAAGCTACTTTGACGAATTCTGTTTTAGAATTAATCGATCTCAATCCAAACAGAGCATATTCCATAAAACAATAGAAAGAATGGTAATAGCTAAACCAATTTATCATAAAGATATAAAACAGATGCTAAGTGTGTAA
- a CDS encoding T9SS C-terminal target domain-containing protein, protein MKLNIIFTFLIAFTLSSCNSSAQEQFTIQIEPFSINEAPGIQSYSLGKTSDGKWLILGGRIDGLHKRRPFEAFLKKENNTKVFVIDPETNKTWETDLSVLPASIFEQLQSTNQEFQQRDNTLYVIGGYGYSDTKGDHTTYSNLTAIDIDGLSKAIIEGSNISSFFRQITDSNLAVTGGQLGLLNDTFYLCGGQYFEGRYNPMGPGHGPGFTQEYTNEIRTFKIEDDGVNLSISDYSAEKDPENLHRRDYNMVPQIFPDLTKGFTMFSGVFQYDANIPWLNSVDVNENGYKVNSDFNQYLSQYHSAKVPVYNLEKNEMITIFFGGLSQYQYENKGDLIKDDQVPFVKTISMVTRHQDGSMTEKDLGIKMPAFLGSGAEFIPLSNEAIYLENEIVNLNSLKQEKTLIGYIYGGIESSEENIFFRNNGTQSTASNQAFKVYLTK, encoded by the coding sequence ATGAAACTAAATATCATTTTTACTTTTTTAATAGCCTTTACACTTTCAAGCTGTAATTCGTCTGCACAAGAACAGTTTACAATTCAAATAGAACCATTTTCCATTAATGAGGCTCCTGGCATTCAATCTTACTCATTAGGTAAGACTAGCGATGGCAAATGGTTAATATTAGGTGGTCGCATAGATGGGCTTCATAAACGTAGACCCTTTGAAGCTTTCTTAAAGAAAGAAAATAATACTAAAGTATTTGTTATCGACCCAGAAACAAATAAAACTTGGGAAACAGATTTAAGCGTCCTACCAGCTTCAATTTTTGAACAATTACAATCTACAAATCAAGAGTTTCAACAAAGAGACAATACACTTTATGTAATAGGCGGATATGGTTATAGTGATACTAAAGGTGATCACACAACATACTCAAATTTAACAGCAATAGATATAGATGGGCTTTCTAAGGCTATTATCGAAGGATCTAATATCTCGAGTTTCTTCAGGCAGATAACAGACTCAAATCTGGCAGTAACAGGCGGACAATTAGGTTTATTGAATGATACTTTTTATTTGTGTGGTGGACAATACTTTGAAGGGAGATATAATCCAATGGGACCAGGTCACGGTCCTGGGTTTACTCAAGAGTATACTAATGAAATAAGAACGTTTAAAATAGAAGATGATGGTGTTAATTTATCAATTAGTGATTATTCGGCAGAAAAAGACCCTGAAAATCTTCATAGGAGAGATTATAATATGGTACCGCAGATCTTTCCAGATTTAACAAAAGGCTTTACGATGTTTAGTGGTGTTTTTCAATATGACGCCAACATTCCTTGGCTAAACTCTGTAGATGTAAATGAAAATGGCTATAAAGTTAATAGCGATTTTAATCAATACCTAAGTCAATATCATAGTGCAAAAGTCCCTGTTTATAATTTAGAGAAAAACGAAATGATAACGATATTTTTTGGAGGGTTGAGTCAATATCAATACGAAAATAAAGGCGATTTAATTAAAGATGACCAAGTGCCTTTCGTCAAAACAATTAGTATGGTTACACGCCATCAAGATGGATCTATGACCGAAAAGGATTTAGGTATAAAAATGCCAGCCTTTTTAGGATCAGGAGCAGAATTCATTCCATTGTCAAACGAAGCTATCTATTTAGAAAATGAAATTGTCAACTTGAATAGCTTAAAACAAGAAAAAACATTAATTGGTTACATATACGGAGGTATTGAAAGTTCTGAAGAAAATATTTTCTTTAGAAATAATGGAACCCAAAGTACAGCTAGCAATCAGGCCTTTAAAGTTTATTTAACTAAGTAA
- a CDS encoding DUF2202 domain-containing protein gives MKRFIKITATTAIVILTGLVSLTSCSNDDDTDQITNSIVLTQADKDALLFMLEEEKLARDTYEYLDNLWSINQFGNIKNSEQSHMNLVANLLTQSNVPFEILPYGEFTNTEIQTLYDQFVVDGSISMNNALTIGATIEDLDIRDLQDYIDVTSNVALISVFENLQCGSRNHLRSFFTAIENSGENYVPQYISQEQFDTIVTSGSEQCN, from the coding sequence ATGAAAAGGTTTATAAAAATAACAGCGACTACAGCAATCGTTATATTAACTGGTCTGGTTTCTCTAACCTCTTGCAGTAATGATGATGACACAGATCAAATTACAAATAGTATAGTACTTACTCAAGCAGATAAAGATGCTTTATTGTTTATGCTAGAAGAAGAAAAATTAGCACGTGACACTTATGAGTATTTAGATAATTTATGGTCAATAAATCAATTTGGTAATATTAAAAATAGTGAACAATCTCATATGAATTTAGTTGCAAATTTATTGACTCAAAGTAATGTGCCATTTGAGATTTTACCATACGGAGAGTTTACTAATACAGAAATACAAACTTTATATGACCAATTTGTAGTTGACGGATCAATCAGTATGAACAATGCGCTTACAATAGGGGCTACTATTGAAGATTTAGACATTCGTGATTTACAAGACTATATAGACGTCACATCAAATGTTGCTCTTATATCAGTTTTTGAAAACTTACAATGTGGATCGCGCAATCATTTAAGAAGCTTCTTCACTGCAATTGAAAACTCTGGAGAGAATTATGTGCCACAGTACATATCGCAAGAACAGTTTGATACTATTGTAACATCAGGAAGCGAACAATGCAATTAA
- a CDS encoding ABC transporter permease, which yields MKIILYIIQKEFKQIFRNKGMLPIIFILPLLQLIILSNAATFEVKNIKFGYIDSDHTSTSRALIEKFNASTYFEVSTDFPSERLASAAMLKGEVDVLLEIPNYFERDLQKEKHNNLGITINAIDGAAAGVENVYLTQIVQRFNKNLKVDLFQVSDKQIQPINIETVPLFWYNETLNYKTFMVPGILVLLVTMITLFLSGMNIVREKEIGTLEQINVTPIRKSQFIIGKLFPFWVIGMGILTVGLIIARVIFNVPIVGSLPLMYLYTSIYILVILGIGLFISNFTDTQQQAMFIAWFFTVIFILMSGLFTPIESMPEWAQILTEFNPIKYFVEVMRMVMLKGSGFMDILPQLSKTLLYAFIMNGLAVWSYKKTN from the coding sequence ATGAAAATAATTCTATATATCATACAAAAAGAGTTTAAACAAATCTTTAGAAATAAAGGGATGCTTCCTATAATTTTTATTTTGCCTTTATTGCAACTCATTATTCTATCTAACGCTGCCACTTTTGAAGTTAAGAATATCAAATTTGGGTATATTGATAGCGATCACACATCAACATCAAGAGCATTAATAGAAAAATTTAATGCCTCAACTTATTTTGAAGTGTCGACAGATTTTCCATCTGAGCGATTAGCAAGTGCTGCGATGCTTAAAGGAGAAGTTGATGTTCTATTAGAAATTCCAAACTATTTTGAACGTGATTTACAAAAGGAAAAACACAACAATTTAGGAATAACCATTAATGCGATTGATGGAGCAGCAGCTGGTGTTGAGAATGTATATTTAACTCAGATCGTGCAACGTTTTAATAAAAATTTAAAAGTTGATTTATTTCAAGTTTCAGACAAGCAAATTCAGCCAATAAATATTGAAACCGTCCCTTTATTCTGGTATAATGAAACCTTAAATTACAAAACCTTTATGGTTCCTGGGATTTTGGTGTTGTTGGTAACTATGATTACGTTGTTTCTTTCAGGGATGAATATTGTCCGCGAAAAAGAAATTGGCACATTAGAACAAATAAACGTTACACCTATCAGAAAAAGCCAGTTTATAATTGGCAAACTATTTCCGTTTTGGGTCATTGGGATGGGTATACTAACAGTTGGACTTATTATCGCAAGAGTTATCTTCAATGTGCCTATTGTAGGAAGTTTACCCTTGATGTATTTATATACTTCCATTTATATATTAGTTATTCTAGGCATAGGCTTGTTCATTTCAAACTTTACAGACACACAACAGCAAGCGATGTTTATTGCTTGGTTTTTTACAGTGATTTTTATCTTGATGAGCGGTTTATTTACGCCTATTGAGAGTATGCCTGAATGGGCTCAGATTCTTACAGAATTTAACCCTATTAAATACTTTGTAGAAGTAATGCGTATGGTTATGCTTAAAGGTTCTGGTTTTATGGATATTCTACCGCAATTATCCAAAACACTACTGTATGCTTTTATAATGAATGGATTAGCGGTTTGGAGTTATAAAAAAACAAATTAA
- a CDS encoding ABC transporter permease, which produces MKRFIGFIKKEFYHIFRDRRSLFILFGMPIAQILLFGFAITNEINNVDIAILDHSKDATTEEIINKISASKYFSVNQFIEKESDIETIFKKGKVKAVLNFEKDFSKNLIKDHNATLQIITDATDPNTANTISNFVNAILTQYQKELNKDITIEYQIVPRTRMVYNPELKSVYMFVPGVMTIILMLVSAMMTSISITREKELGTMEILLVSPLKPLQVIIGKVFPYIFLSIINALVIIVLSIFIFKMPVQGSLVLLGLESILFIISALALGILISTISATQQTAMMISLMGLMLPVILLSGFIFPISSMPIPLQVISNIIPAKWFIIIIKGIMLKGVGLQYVWKETLILFGMTVFFIGLSVKKYKIRLE; this is translated from the coding sequence ATGAAAAGGTTTATAGGCTTCATAAAAAAAGAATTCTACCATATCTTTAGAGATAGACGCTCGTTGTTTATTCTCTTCGGAATGCCAATTGCACAAATTTTGTTGTTTGGCTTCGCCATAACTAATGAAATCAATAATGTAGATATTGCTATTTTAGATCATTCTAAAGATGCAACTACAGAAGAAATTATTAATAAAATTTCAGCTTCAAAATACTTTAGTGTCAATCAATTTATTGAAAAAGAATCTGATATTGAAACCATTTTTAAAAAAGGAAAAGTAAAAGCAGTTTTAAATTTTGAAAAAGATTTTAGTAAAAATCTAATCAAAGATCACAATGCAACCCTACAGATAATTACAGATGCTACAGACCCAAATACCGCAAACACCATTAGTAATTTTGTAAATGCGATTCTTACACAGTATCAAAAGGAATTAAACAAAGATATTACCATTGAATATCAAATAGTTCCAAGAACGCGCATGGTTTACAACCCAGAATTAAAAAGCGTGTATATGTTTGTTCCAGGTGTTATGACCATTATTTTAATGTTAGTTTCTGCAATGATGACCTCAATTTCTATCACCAGAGAAAAAGAATTAGGAACAATGGAAATTTTACTGGTTTCACCATTAAAACCGCTTCAAGTAATTATAGGTAAAGTGTTTCCTTATATTTTCCTATCCATTATTAATGCATTAGTTATTATTGTACTAAGCATTTTTATCTTTAAAATGCCAGTTCAAGGTAGTTTAGTTTTATTAGGATTGGAGAGCATCTTATTTATTATTTCAGCTTTGGCTCTAGGAATCTTAATCTCAACTATTTCAGCAACACAACAGACAGCGATGATGATTTCACTTATGGGACTAATGCTTCCTGTAATTTTATTATCTGGTTTTATTTTCCCTATTTCCAGTATGCCAATACCGTTGCAAGTTATTAGTAATATAATTCCTGCTAAATGGTTTATAATCATTATTAAAGGTATAATGCTTAAAGGTGTAGGTCTACAATACGTATGGAAAGAAACCCTAATCTTATTTGGTATGACTGTATTTTTTATTGGATTAAGTGTAAAGAAATATAAAATCAGATTAGAGTAA